The Cynocephalus volans isolate mCynVol1 chromosome 1, mCynVol1.pri, whole genome shotgun sequence region tttttaaaaatgaaggcttTAAATATCAGTACCTTTTCAATGAGAGGGGTATATTAAATAGTTACACACTTCTTGAAATGAATCAGGAATTGAATTCATTGTTAATTTAGGTGGTCTCATTTGTCTAAAGAATTTTTCAGAGTATACATACATTTCTATCTAAAAACCATGATTTCAAAATTGATGAGAAAAATTGATTTTGTTGTATAGAAATGTAAAACTTTATCTTCTAGTTTCATACCAAGTCAAAGAATTGGTCATTTCCTGTATTTCtgccccataaaagaaaaatgtaatagaaaataaatgcgATTTGCTTACGACCAGATTACTTAAAGTTGAAGTAGAGACTAGCTTCAGAGTACAGCAGTATGGGGTAGGGAGGGACCAGTATAATGAGTGGTACATTGAAgaattttttaactttgaaaCTTATTCAGCTTCTTTTGGGGGGAAGACTCTTGACTATGAAATGATTTCAGTATACCTTTCAAGAACACCCTCCTTGTGCTCCAAGCTGTATGTGAGGGTTTCTTAACCACTTTGGTGCCATAGAACTTATCACAATTATGTTTTAAGTGCTTAAAAATACCATACATACAAAGGAAACCAAATATATTGAAATTCAGTTGaacattgaaaaaattataatatactatatgtgctttattaatgcattaaattataaaatctgGTGGGTTTAACACTGATTTTGAAGTATTGTAGtttgatatgaaaatatctgtgatttctatttGTGTCAGAGTTACTGGTACTGCTGATGTCATTGTTTTTTTGTTGCCTACATTCATAATTGAGGGAAGTGCCAAATTTCAATTAGGGGTTAGTACAAAAAgatttgagtttttattatgtAAGTTCACAGATCCCCTAAATTTTATCCAAGTACTGAACCACTATAAGGCTCTTATAAAAGTAAAGTGATTTGTTACAGATTATAGAGCTGGTTGGTAGCACACTGGGACTTCATTCCAGATTGCCCTTCATATAGCTCAGTGCTTACCTTCTCAGATTATTATTGGATAGTATGCTAAAAccaggttttcttttattttttaaaaaattgtatatgtcACATAGATAGGACTCCAGCCCTATTTTGTTAGAGGAAAGAATTGTATACGTTACCAGGTTTGTAAGCAAAATCTCTTAATCTTTGTGGCCATATTTCCAGTGCATTTTGCTAGGGATGTATATATGTAACTTTTCTCTAACATACAATGCTAACTGGTACTCTGAGCTCACTGGTATTGAGTAAATGTTGAAAAGATGAACTCAGAAGAGAAAATTCTAGCCcagtgaagaagagaaaaactcACATTCATCTGTAAGGTAAAGTGACTGTCAGAATATGCATTGAACATATTTACTCACTTCTTTAACAAAATGGTTAGTTTCTGTGAAAAACTCCTTTTAGACCgtttgttaatatattttttggcACAGGATGTTCCTGAAAGTAAGTGTCATAATgacccccccactttttttttttttaaaagatgaccggtaaggggatcttaacccttgacatggtgttgttagcaccacactcttccaagcgagctaaccggccatccctatatagggatccgaacccgtggccttggtgttatcagcaccacactctcccaagtgagccaaggggtgGCCCTGCTTCTTTTTATTAAAGTACTTTcaataagtaaattttaagtaTTGAGTCAGGTTTCTTATAccagaatacttcaaaaagttcatggaaagattcatactatcttttaattctgtttttccatgaactttttcaagtacccttgtacatttaTCCCATTGTTTAGCCCTAGGCTGTTTTTTTTCTATCTTAGGCATTACCTGTTATTAATACTAATAAATTATTCTATAACAGAATTACTTATAACTGACTATACCCTTTCCAAGACACtggcagtttttgtgtttttttttttttttaaaagaacaaagacaATTACCTGTGATAAAAGCCTCTAGCATGAGGCCTAGGAGCATTTGTATGGCAAGTAAGGCGATTGCACTTGGACAGTCACCACTGGGGAACATGGTACCATAACCAATTGTGAGTTGTGTCTCCAGAGAGAAGGAGAATGCAGCTGTAAAACTGGTGATGTACTTGACACAGATAGTGTGGTTTTCAGGTGGGGCATCATGATCTAGTTCCAGGTCACCATTCATCTCAGCTAGGACATACCAGAGCACCGCAAAGACAAGCCAGTGGACaacaaaagaagcagaaaaaaccAACATCATCCAACGCCAGCGCATGTCCATTAGGATTCCCCAGGCATCTCGAAGATATGCAAGACCTCTTTGAGCACCATCCATTTGAAGTGTGCTGTGGCCATCCTTGGTGACCATCCTCCGGTATCTCTGACTTAGGAGAGGAGCAATAACTTTGCAATTACTTCTGTCCATTGCAGGCTGTAATTTTCTGAAAACAAGCATAAATTAGTAAGCTCTTAACTGTTTTACAGTTAATATTCATGAATTTTGAAGCCTCTTTCACTTTGTTTTCTTGGGACTGCTTCTCAGACTGCAACTTGAGCAGGCTTTCCcagctctctcttctttttctttacacaAGGGGACATTTATTGACTAAGACTGTTTTTAGCTAATCATGTGCTAGCTTAGGATATTTCTCATTGTTTCCTTGAATGACTATTAAAATATTGTTTGACATTTAAAACTTTCc contains the following coding sequences:
- the KCNJ13 gene encoding inward rectifier potassium channel 13 isoform X2, translated to MDRSNCKVIAPLLSQRYRRMVTKDGHSTLQMDGAQRGLAYLRDAWGILMDMRWRWMMLVFSASFVVHWLVFAVLWCLCGEDCPAKKSSFLNSLY